The following are from one region of the Cervus canadensis isolate Bull #8, Minnesota chromosome 21, ASM1932006v1, whole genome shotgun sequence genome:
- the LOC122423879 gene encoding uncharacterized protein LOC122423879 translates to MAPGAAPPVHGEGWRLDQPGPPRPPRAGYGVARRCGCLRPLPLGRPPVVGLGVRPTRLCHVCHPPSTHEHLSKIPEQETKVAFSSSSWAGSGASPAPLGSRRPCLRVAEAAEAPATLAGTEGTGGQWRPQTRRPRARRPEGWHRGLAPRPAGPALLCLPRCLAGATPPLSLPCFGAALRPPAPGAVLGCGKPHPRCEPGGGRLPQTNLVTSLLSPAACGVDPLCVPAKLLGIPHSFAQTSALDEHGWSESTSRKPDACRGLRKTLQGRVAVSAPCLGGRAAQEASSSARTPQPSADAWSSDDCATLRSGSIWMLKIRAPHPLCPGPTLGWVCLTEHRRVAHVRACV, encoded by the exons ATGGCGCCCGGGGCCGCGCCGCCTGTCCACGGGGAGGGCTGGCGCCTGGACCAGCCCGGCCCCCCGCGTCCTCCCCGGGCCGGCTACGGAGTGGCCAGACGCTGCGGCTGCCTCCGCCCTCTCCCGCTGGGCCGGCCCCCGGTGGTGGGTTTGGGGGTCCGGCCCACCCGCCTCTGCCACGTCTGCCACCCTCCCAGCACCCACGAGCATCTTTCAAAAATTCCCG AGCAGGAGACAAAAGTAGCATTTTCCTCGTCCTCCTGGGCTGGCAGCGGGGCCTCCCCAGCGCCCCTTGGCTCCCGGCGGCCCTGCCTCCGGGTTGCCGAGGCGGCCGAGGCCCCGGCCACGCTGGCCGGGACCGAGGGGACCGGTGGACAGTGGCGGCCGCAGACGAGGCGCCCGAGGGCCCGTCGCCCAGAGGGCTGGCACCGGGGGCTGGCCCCCCGGCCTGCGGGCCCGGCCCTCCTCTGCCTGCCGCGGTGCCTGGCCGGGGCGACGCCGCCGCTTTCACTGCCTTGCTTTGGAGCAGCTCTGCGTCCTCCTGCGCCCG GCGCTGTCCTCGGCTGCGGTAAACCCCACCCAAGATGCGAGCCTGGTGGAGGCCGGCTTCCCCAGACCAACTTGGTGACGAGCCTGCTGTCGCCGGCGGCCTGCGGTGTGGACCCACTGTGTGTGCCTGCCAAACTCTTGGGAATTCCACATTCGTTTGCTCAGACGTCAGCTTTGGACG AACATGGCTGGTCCGAGAGCACCTCCAGGAAACCGGATGCCTGTCGTGGCCTTCGGAAGACGCTCCAGGGACGTGTAGCAGTCTCTGCCCCGTGTCTGGGTGGCAGGGCAGCCCAGGAG gCCTCATCCTCCGCCCGGACGCCTCAGCCCTCTGCTGACGCCTGGAGCTCGGATGACTGTGCCACGCTCAGGTCAGGCAGCATTTGGATGTTGAAAATCAGAGCTCCCCACCCGCTCTGTCCCGGCCCCACCCTGGGCTGGGTATGTCTGACAGAACACAGACGTGTAGCAcacgtgcgtgcgtgcgtgtga